CCACCCCAGCAGCTGTGTCCCCCTCGCTGGGTGAAGGCAGGTCTGGAACCCTGGGGGGTGCAGATTAACCAGACACCCCACAATGCCTATCCAAGGCTGCTGGACAGATGCCAGGGTCTGGGCTCAGCGGCTAAGGGCAGATCACATGGCTGGGACGCAAACCCAGGCCACTCTGCACCTcggttttctcacctgtgaacGGTCTGCCTGGAGCTGGGAGAGCAGCGGCTTAAGTCGTGTGCAGCTTAGCGCCTCGAGTACAGGAAGTGCTCGGTGCTAACCACCCTCCAGCCGACGTGGGGAATAGAACCTTCTGGCAGGTCTGGGATGCCCCCACCTCCACGTCAGAGAACCACATCTGGTGCCCCATCCACTGCCCCCAACCCACACACTCTAGCAACCGAGGCCCTGAGCTTGCGTGGTCCACAGAGCTGGGTAGCTGTCCCAGCAGACCCTGTGCTGGGTCTCCGGCAGCAATAGGCCCCATCTGTCCAGGCAGCCAGAAGGACCTGTCACCTGGCTCTGGACGCCAGAACCTCCACACCTTCCAGCTCGGGGTCTTCAAACACGAGCTGGCTCCCAAGCAGCTGCACGCCAGCTAAAAGCAGTAGCCTCCTGCGGCGGTCCCCAGCACAGCAGACCCCGAGCCCTGCTGGAAACTGCGTCTCTGACCCCAGTCCCCACTTGAAGCGACGGCCACGCGGGAACGGTGTGCCTCTGGGGGTTCAGGGCAGAGCGGGTGAAGGAGGGCAAATTGCTCGTTGCCTGCAGATGCTGGGGGAGGAACACCAGGACTCCAGAGCCCCAGACCCCCAGAGTGGGGGTGTCCCTAAGTGACCCCCAGGTCACCCAGAGGCCGTgaccgcctccccacccccatccccgggGGCTAAAGTGGGAAACATCTGCAGAGCTGGTGCTGGACACCCGGTTTCTGGAAGCAGACGGCCGCGGTCTTCCCCACCAGAGAGCCAACATCTCTGCCCGGccccctctctgctcctctgaCCACCACCTCACCCAGGACGTGCcccagggcagaggaggggaTGCGTGAATGACTTTCTCCTGGGACCTTTAATCAGTGCTAGTGGGCACAAGTGCTCTCATGGCCTGGGTTTTACACAGCAAATTCCTCTTTCCCAGCAAAAGAGGGCAGTGCGGAGAATCAAATGGCCCTGGGTTCCCTGGCAGCCCTGACACCAGCTGAGCTTGtttttatggaaaagaaattcaccCCAGATGGTCACGCCAGGGAGACCAGCCCTGCTGGAATTCACGACAGGAAGCGCGGAGGTACTCAGGGCTGGGCCTGCGCTGAGTACGGACCGAAGCACCTGGACGTCTGGTCCGATCGTCCCCACCCATCCTTGGCCTACACGGGGCCCACTTTTCCCACAGCACAGTcgccatcacctcctccaggaagccttcctggagccCCCAGCTGGGTTCCAAGCTCCCAGCCCCTGCAGACCCTTCTGCCACGGACAGTGGACACCGGGAGAGCCTCCCACCCGGCTGTCTCCCAACTGCTGGTTAATCCAGCAGATGACTCAACTAGAGACATGCGGGGCCTTCAGCTCTGCAGCCTCACTGCCCTGGACCGGACTCACAGCAGCGGAATGTGGCTCTTCATGTACAGGTTTGGAACACAGACTATCCGACTCTGGGGTCCTGTCCTGTGACCAGCTGTGCACCCAGAGCAAGCCATTTAGCGACCTGTGCCTGGAAGACAAGACCACCGTTTAGGGCAAGCTGACCTGCCGAGGTCACTGCTTGGACCCTGGAGTGGGTACTCAGTTAGCCCTGGCCACGGTGCAACAGTCATCTGTGCTTTATTGCTCAGCACCGGCCCCACATGGAGCCTGTGTTGTAACGTTCCTGGGGGGTCCAGCCCCTGTCCTCCCACCCCAAATACGCCAGCCCTGCCAAGCTCCCAGCCCAGTGCAGGGTGGGTGTGCTGGGGGACCTCCATCCCTGTCCATGAAGTCCAGCCCGGGCTCGGTCCTGGGCCCCTGGGCAGTGGGCAGGAAGAGATGGGAGagccccaccccatcctctggggcccagggcctggcctTGAGATTCCTCTGGAGAGGCCCCGGGTCAGAGCTCGCCGCTGGCTCCACTCAGCCTCCTGTGCAGGTCAGCCTCCTCCTGCGCGGCCTGGGGCCGGGGCCGACGGGGTGGCCTCTGCGCAGTGCCGAGCAGCAACAGGTGTCACCTGGGCCTGGCGTAGCCGTAGGGGTGCTGCAGCAGCAGGCTCTGGTGGCCGGGCAGCACGTGCGTGTGGTAGTGTTCCACCAGGCTGCCCACGCCCACAAACAGGACTTCACCCTCCAGGTAGAACTTCGAGTCCTGGGGTGGAGGGGGCCAGGGTCAGGGGGGCTGGCCCACCTGCCTGCCGTGTGAAATGGGGCACTCGGCAGCAACGCCCGCCCAGGAGGTGCCGGCAAGGTCTGCAGATAAGCCGAGGGTCACCCCATCTCCTCTGGGGTCCGTGGGGGACACAGCTGGGCCgggagaggggggaggggagggaggaggggagtctGGAGGCACGGGCCTCTGAGTGCCCACGGCTGCGCTCCACCAGGGAGACTCCTGGGACCCCAGCCAGGCCCCAGGGCAGGCTTACCCCCTCTCCAGGGGCCCTCAGCGAGGCCACCTGCTCACCTTCTCAAAGATGCGGTAGTTCCTCACTTTGCTGGAGGTCTCATCCCACACAACCAGAACCTGCAGGGAGAGAAGCACGCAGCACAGGGCTCGCTCATCTTGGGAAGACGATGACCCTTAGACCGAGCGGGCCCCTCAGAGACTAAGTGGGCCCCTCAGAGACTGAGCCGGTGGGCAGCAGAGTCAAGGCTGGGTCCGTGGGGGAGGGCAGCCCTGCACACGGAGAGCAGGGTCGCAACGGGCAACCTCGCCCTGGGGCTCCTGCCCTCAGAGTCGGGTGAGACGTGAGTGACAGCAGCGTGTCTGGTCCACGCTAGAGCCGCCCCTGATAGTCACGgggcaactgaggctcagtgaggtcACACAAGTCACCCTTGGAGGGGCCTGGGCAGAGCCAGCAGACGTCCCACCAGGCTCACCGCCCCCAGGAAGTCCCCCTTCAAGGTGCAGGAATAGGAACCccaccccttccttcctgcctcatgCCCGTGCTTGGGGGTGGGCATCACTCCCGATGGTGACGGGACCCCAGGCCCAGCTCCCTGGGTGCCTACCTTCCCCGACTTGGTGGAGGAGTTCCGGATGCAGTAGAGACCGTCCTGGGGCACCCCCCGGGGGCTCGTGGCCTTGAAGAGCCTACGGCGACACGGCTGCGTGGAGGGGAGCCACCCGCGGGCAGCTCTCAGAAACCCTCCAggcccacctgcctcccccaTTCCGAGAGCACCGGGGGCCACGGCGGCAGATGCACAGAGCCCCGGGAGTGGGGGGACAGAAAGGCGGGGAGACCTGAGGCGGGGGGCCTTGGCAGAAAACCTCAGGTCTGCCAAAAAAGGCCGTGGAGAAATGCAGACTGCACACTGACCTCTCCACTTCGCAGGACTCTGTGGTGTTGATGAAGACTGAGCTGGGCAGTGGCACCTGAGTGGTCATTGTcaagggtcagggtcagggtcatGGCCCAGGACCGGGGGTGGGGGTCCCCTCCTCCCCGCTGGCTGCCAACCTGTGCTGGGAACCAGGAGTTTGCACTAGGTTTGACCCTCTAGCCCCAGAGCCCCCAGCTTTCCGgcagctccccacccccccgACAACTGAGATGTGGGCACCCCCCCACCCAGCCTCGCCTTCTCATAGTCATCGTCAGAGCCCTCCCCGCCAGCGTCCGCCTGTGACGTGTCAGTCTGCACGGGTTTCCGGGGTTTTTCAAAGGAGAAGCTCCTGAAACTCTGCCCATCGGGGGGTGATCGCCTGGGAGTGGGACAAGAAGAGGGAGGCTGCGGCTCCATTGGACGTGGGACAATGCCCCACTCCCCTCGGTGACCCGCCTCGCCCTCCGAGCTACCACACCAAGCCTCGGAACCCAGGGGGTCTGGCGCCTGAAGCCCCAGCAGACGTCAAAGGCTCGTGACCGTGGAGCTCCGGGCGGGGCAGTGTGTGTAGGGGGGTGTCCGTGCTGACCGCCCTGGGACAGCAGGAATCGCCTGAGGCCCAGAAACCTGAGCTGGGATTGCTGGCCCAGGGCGTCCTGAGCTCTGAACGCTGCGGTTAAAGGCCCCGGTCTGAGGGCGGTCTTCCTGCCACGGGCCAGCCCTGTGGCCTCAGCCAAGCCATGCTCCCCCGACAACCCCTGGGAACAGATGCCAACAGCCCGAGCCAAAGGGACACGCCCTCACACGTGGCCACGTGCTCCTAAGCCTCCAGGGCTCCAGGGAGGATTCAGGGAGGCCACCCTGGACGGGCCACCGGGCTGTGCGTGTGGCTGTGCTGTGGATGATTGGCTATGCCCCAGGCAGCCCTGTGGCGCTCGGGGCCAGGCCCAGAGCCTGACACAGGGACCCGGCCTGCGACTCTGCAGCCCCTCACAAGAcagaaccaccagggacgtcctgaTGGGCACGGTGCGCTGAGAGCCCTGGGGGGAGCAGGACACAGTCAAGGGCACCTGGGGAGAACCGGGCAGGAGCATCCACTCGGGGCTCGCCCCGTGGACCCAGAGCCTTCACCGCTGAGGGCCCCACAGGCTGGGGCTGCCATGACACACGCATTTCCTGGCATTGCCCGGCAATGAAGCCTATGGGGTCTGGAGCAGGCCTCAGGGGCAGCCGGTCAGTCCAGGCGGGTGGGCGATCAAGGAGCCTTGCTCCCCCGTGCCAGGGCTGCCTGGCACCCACGTGGGCTGAGAGCcaggggcagggagaaggggtCACCAGAGGGTAAACATGCCAGGGAGGGGTATCCCAGGGCAGGGAGGGTCCTGTGCCGCACAGACTCACTGGAGGTGCGGGAGCGCCGGCTTCTCTGGCCGGGGCAGGACGGGAGGCCGGTCTGCGGCCTCGGGCATGGGCAGTTTCAGCGGAGGTGGCCGGGGGGCCACGGGGGGCACACGGGATCCAGGCCTGGCCGCCTCCCCCGGGGGGCTCTCTTCCACCATCTTCAGGAACTTGGGCTTGTTGGCCGGCACAGGTGGGGGCTCGGGGGCAGGAGTCCCCCGTGGGGACAGGTGGAAGGACTTGAGCTTGTCACAGTTCCGGGAGGCAGCCGTGGCTGTGCTGGAGGGGCTGACCCCGTGCGCAGGAATCCGGGGCTCCAGGCTGGGGCTGCTGTTCTCAGGGAAGCAAGGGGCTTTCCGGAGGCCGGGCCCGGGGGGCAGGATGTTGGGCGGGGGGTCGCTCATCCTCCGGGAGACGGCTGGCACCCTGGAGCCGGGCTCCACCCACCGCAGGGGTGGCGGCTCCCGCCTGGAGTCCTCGGGGGCCGGGCCGGTGTCCGGGAGGCCACGCTtagggggcgggggtggcagcAGGGGGCCTGGACCCTTGGAGGTGAAGGAGTGGGCGCGGGGCACCTCAGAGAAGACTGGCTTCCTGGGCGTGGGCACGGGGGGCGGAGGGTAGGCCGGCGGGTGGATCAGGGGGTCTGCAGAGCAAAGACAGCCACGTGGTAAGCGGGCGTCCCCCGCTGGAGGCTGCAGCTGCACCCCCTCAGTGGGCGGCAGACAGCCAAGGCCCCTGCCCCTCAGCCTGGCTGCCCCACAGCCCCCCACACCTGGCACTCCTGGTGTGGCCTTCCTTCTGGGTCTGGCCCGCCTCACGCCACTGGGCCCACCCCAACTGCCCTCCAAAGCCTGGGAAAAACTTCCCGAAGCCCAGGTGCCACATCAGGTTCCCGGAGAGGgtgcaagagagagagaaaacaccaGGAAGCCTCCCAGGATTGGGCTCAGAGGGCGGCTGGGACTCCCACCGACAGGCGAGGAGGAAGGGTGGGAGCTGGCTGGGGGTGACAGGTTGGGTCTGGTCATGACACGTTCAAGCTGCTACAAGACATTTAGTGGATGCTGAGtggacttgatgcttttgaactgtgctgttggggaagactctctagagtcccttagactgcaaggagatccaaccagtccatcctaaaggaaatcagtcctgaatattcattggaaggactgatgctgaagcggaagctctaatactttggccacctgatgcgaagagctgactcattggaaaagaccctgatgctgggaaagattgaaggcaggaggagaaggggatgacagaggatgagatggttggatggcatcaccaacttgatggacaagagtttgagcaagctccaagagatggtgatggacagggaaacctggcgtgctgccgtccatggcgtcgcagagagtcagacacaacttaagagactgaacaacaaccacaagaGCTAAGAGGAGGCTGTGAGGGGACTAAGGAAGGCAGAAGCCAAGGTCACTGGGGAAGAGGTCAAGGAATAGGTAGGCGGCGGTGGAAGAACTGGGCCAAGTCCCCGGGGATAATGAAAGTGACAAGGACAAGAGGAGCTAGGGGTGGAGAACGGGGTGGGAGAAGGACTAGCGAGCAACGAGACAGAAGGCAGGGGACGGAGAGATGGGGACAGACGGCAGAGGCAGAAGTGACAGGACAGAGGGTAGGACAGAGGTGTGGCCCTCCCACACCCCTCCCTGTGTTCCCAGGGATGCGGGTACAGGCCTGTCACCCTGGCTGTGGGAGGCGGggctgggtggggcagggagtgACCACATGGCCACCAGAGGTGCTCACAGAGAGCTAGCCTTCCTGTCCCCGGCTCAGCCAGGGCCTGGCTAAGTGTAGGGCCCCCCCAACTTATCCCTGAACCACCCTTCTCCTACCCCAGAGTAACTGGAGGAGATCAGAGACCAGAGCCAGCCCCTCCTGGTCTGATCCTCCAAACCCTTGAGCCAaaggaggaaaactgaggcctaaGGTAGAGAAGGTCAGGCCGGAGGCCACCCAGAGCCGTACCCAGACAACCACTCCCAGCTGGGGCAGCTCTGTCCAGtccccaggccctgctccccGCCCCATGCACTGCCCAGGCCGCAGGCCTGCCCCACCTACCCTCGGGCCTCCCGGGCTCGGGGGAGTCGGGCTCCAAGTACGAGTCGTCCTCGTCGTCATGCTCGTAGTCTGCGGGGCGGACGGGAGTCAGGCCCGAGGCTGCTGGGCGTCACCCTCCGATCCCACCCCCTCAGGGAGGCAGGGGCCAGGATGGGGACCCCGGACCCAGGACACTCAggctgcctgggaaagcccaaggGGCAGAGCAGGCAGGCCAGTCAGCTATGCCTCCCTCCTGCGCAGCTGCCAGCTGTGCAGGGGCGCGGGCTGGGCCCCGGGACGCGTCTCACCTTCGCTGTCTGTGGGGTGCGGAGACAGGCTGATGTCCACCGGCCGCTCAATGGCACCATAGAAGCTATCCGTGTCCGAGCTGGAGTCGCTGAGAGTGGGGCAGGCAGTGAGGACGGGGCAGGGGGCCGCCTGCACTCACACACGCGGACACACGACTCTCGGGACACGCAGACAGACGCAAACGCAGGCGTGGGCACGGAGACACAGAAGAGTACACGAACAACATGCACAGGGACGTGTGGACAcaggaaagagctggacacgcaGACACACAGAGAACAGGAGACTGCAGCGGGCGACGACTGCCTTCTCAGCCCCACTATGGTTCTTGCCACTGGCGCACTCCGACTGCCCAGCCTGGTGCCAGGCCTCAGGGCTGGGCCCAGGTCCTCGCCTGCTCCTGCCCTGGGTGCTCAGGCAGGGGCCCCCTGGAATCCTCATCTCTGAAAGGATGGGGCAGATGCTGTTCCCTCGCAGAGAGCCCCTTTGTCTGCTGAGCCAGCCTCCCCATGCAGTCAGCAAGACCCAGACGGGCTGGCCCACTGCCCTGGGGACTCACTCCCCCGTGAAGGGGGGTGGGAACCCAAAGGACTAAGCCATTATAAAATCAGGCCTCCTGGCTGGACAGGTAAAACCACATGTCACCTCCCACACAGACGCCCCCGACAGggcgcacgcacacacaggctTACACACTAGGGGGCACACCCCACACACGCGGCCCAGGTGGCACCTGGAGAAGCGCCTTCAAAGAGGAGACCCTGGGCCCAGCCCCCAGGGGTTTGTGGGCCAGCTCACAGTCCTGGCCTGGCTGAGGGACACCCCGCCCAcccccaggccccgcccaccTGGCGTCCAGAGGCAGCTCCTTCTTCTCCTGGAAGTGGCCAATCTCCTTGCGCAGCAAGGCCATCCAGCTCTGCAGGTGAGCCAGGGCCTCAGCGGGCAGGACCCGCCCtcacctgccctgccctccccgctTGGGCTGGTCTGCATTGACCCCCAAGGCTGGCTCTTCTGGTGCTGCGGCCCTCCACGGGCCCACCCAGGGCTCCTCCTGAGACCACCACCCTGAGTGCAAGGGCCCACGTGGGGGTCGCGCCCGTGCCTGCCCCCAGCACCTTGCGCTCGTCCTCAGAGGAGGCGGAGAAGAACCACGTGCGGTGCTTCTTGCTGACGTGGATGATCTTGAAGGGGAAGACGTTGTTTGACGTCGTCTCCTCAGCCGCCCGCATCACCCTGCGGGCAGTACTACCAGTGGTCACCATCTGCTCCCCGCCCACAGGGAGCGCCTGAGCACAGACCGCCCCTGGACAGGCCTTGGCCCCCAGCACCACGTCCCGAGGGACACGGTcattctccccccgcccccacgctGTGGCCTGAAGGCCTGGGTGCTTGCAGCAGAGGGAAGCGTGTGGGCAAGGGAGGGCGGTGAGAGACAGTGCCAACCCAGGAGGGCTTCCAGGAAGCAGTGGTGCAGGGCTCCGAGTCAAGGACACTCCACCCTCGCTGGCCTCCCCCCAGCAAGACTTTACTTGGATGCCTGGGGCCCCGCCTAACCCCTGGCCTGCCTGCTGGGGTCCCTCACAGGGCTTGGGTCAGCCTCGGCCCCACCCCTGTTCCCAGGCAGCGTGCCCCAGAGCACTTCAGAAAAGTGACCGTGGCTGTTTCCGCAGCCAAGACGTGGGGTTCAGGGAATGATCACATCTGCCGGGGGCATGCGGTCAGGCTGGGCACCCGGGCAGGTGCCATCAGAGGGCCTGGACCATACCCTGGGGCAAGGTGGcacccccaccaggctccaggcGGTTTGTCTGGGGAAAAGAAATGTCCCTCTAGCTCCTGTCATTATGGCACAGAGACATTTAGAAAGAAGAGCACTTGGAGAATCTGAGTTTCTGGCTATTTCCTGGCTAACCTGGGCGAGCCCCTTAACCTTCTGAAGTCTCGGTTactctatctgtaaaatggggacagcaACGTCATCCCTGATCATCATACAGGACTGCTGTGAGGACAAAATAGAACGTGCAAAACATGTATTTAAATACCTGACCTGATTATTGTTCTTCCCGTGCTATGGGTTTGTACTTTATGAAACACAGTTGtgtaaaaaagaaagattcataccataaaaaatatttcaggtgcaggaaaaaaaaaatgtccctcTTCAGAGGACCCCACAGCCCCACGCCCCCTGTGCTCGCTGGCAGCCACAGGACCCTGGAGCCTCCCTGCCCTCCGCCTGCAGACCTGGCGCTGCGCTGGAAGCCAGGATGCGCACAAAGGCCAGAAGCACTCCCCAAGGGTCCCCGTCCTGCCACTGACACCACAAGACCCGCGGGTTCCCCCAGGCAGGAAGAGCCAGGCCCTCCTCAGGGGACCGGAGTGCTGTGACCCCAAGGCCTACAGCCAGGAATCATACCCTGCAACGCAGGTCTCCGAGGCTGAGGGCAGGCCCGTACACGCCAACATGCCCCATCCCATCCGGGCGCCTGCTCCACGGCCCGGCGGACCATCAGTCACACAGCCCCTGGGGGGCAGGCTCACGGCCGATTAAAGCCCCAGCGCACAGCCTGGGCCAGCAGGCTGGGCTCCTGGCCAGAAGGCGGCGGCAGTGGGGGAGAGGTCGAGgcgtggggaggaaggagggcttGAGGGAGACTCTGGGAGTTCCAACCCTGGTGGAGGCCCTCGCTTCCCCCCCCAGGCCCTTGGCCAAGCCTGAGGGCTGGTTTTCAGGAGAGGAGGGACTGGCAGAGGTGGGGCTGGTCCAAAGGGCTGGGGTCACAAACAGGAAGGCCTGGACCTACCTTAGTGGGAGCCAGGGGGAGCCACTGGCCGCGGCGGCCAGCAGCACAGTCAGCAGGGCACTTACCGGTTGTAGCCACTCAGCGAGAAGGCGCCCTGCGGCGAGGCGGATGTGCTGCTCTTGAAGTAGTAGATACAGCGTTTGTGGATGACCACAAAGCGCAGGGGCCCTgcgggcagggcagggtgggtgAGCCTCGGCCCCGGGCAGGCCCCACTCTGGGGACCATGCCCAGAGGCCCAGGATGGCTCCACGCCAGAGTCTAAACAGGCAGCAGGCTGATGGGCATGCAGGTCCCCCCCAGGCAGGGGGAGATTCAGGGGGACTGTGTGGTGCCTAGGAACAAGGACTAAAGCTGGCTCAAGGAAGGGCAGAGACAGGgccagcagccagggaagccaGAGCCACCTTGCTGGTGCTGCCCAGCTGCTGGGAGGTGGTGGAATGAGGGTGGGGGCAAAAAAGCCCAGAGATGCAGCCAACAAGagcgcccccctcccccgcccaacACGGAGCCGACCCCAGGTAGTGATGGTGAGAGCCCCATCCCTGAGCACCTCCTCCTAGGCCCAGGAGCAGCTCAGCTGCAGGCCCTCATTGGAGCCTCCGgttcagagaggaggagggagacacCAAACCAGTCAGCCTGGGGCACCTCAACCAGGCAACACAGGGTCAGGGAGTCCCTGGCAGAGGGCACAGCTCGAACAACCCCATCGGACCTCGCAGCTGGTCAGAGGGATGGACAAGGTCCTGACGCTCTTGGGCCTGCAGTGTCTCAAAGCCCAGCACCTCCCAGGCCTGGGGCCTAGGGACCAGAGCCCCAGTCTCATGAAGCTCTCCAGAGACCCAGCACACAGATGGGTGTTGGCTTGGCACATGGGTTCACTACGGACAGAGTGACTGTCTGGCTCACTGAACACCGAACTGGTACGGTGAGGGTACCATCCAGGAGCCAGACCTACCAGACCAACAAGGGCCCACAGCTCCTGGCCACGGGGAGTCAGCACTGTGTGTCCGATGCCCTCCAGCCTCCCCCAGCTGCACCACCCCAGATCCTCCCACAGCCCTGGGGGCTAGAAAGGCCAAGTTCAGGGCCCGAGGGTGCATGAGCAGAGACAGAAGGGAAACTCCAGAGGGCCCATGgcaggaaggaagcagaggctcAGGAAGGCAGGTTACCTGCCATAGAGGCCCAGGGAGGCTCAGCCCTATCCCCGGGGCCTCCTTTcatgcccctcacccccacctagGAGACTCACATTTGAGTAGCTGCAGCTGGGTCCCGCCCTTCTTGTGCAGGTAGCCGGCCTTGGCCACACCCCCAGGCATGGTGAGCAAGTTCTGCGCACCGATGGCCTTCATAGGAACAGGCCAGTGTGTCTCTTCGGCCGCCATGAAGCTACAACACAAAAGGAAGGGGACATGTCTTAGCCGGGGATGGGAACACGCTATTGCCCACCATGGCCACGACAACCATGTGTTGGCTTGGCTGGGATACACCCCGTCAGCCTGGGGCATCACTCAGGCAGGGACCACGCAGTGCAGTCACCAGGGACAGGCTGCCTGCCTGGGGTTAACACATGACCCTCCACTCCAGGACCCCACTCCACAGCCTCCTCCTCCTGTTCCAGCCGCTCTCCCAGAAACCTGGCAGGCTCTTCCAGTCTCACACTTCCAGCCTGAGCCTGGAATGACTGCTACCACTCCTCCATGAAGAACTCCTACTCATCCCTCAAATCGAAGATTCAGAGCGCGCTCCTCTGTGAGGCTCCTCAATGCCCAGTTACATTCCGGCCCACCGTCTACTCCTGGTCCCTCTGAACTGCACCCCCGACCCTGTGCTGCCCCCATCCCACCTGCGCCTCATCCCTCCTGGGTCCACAGTGAAGCTGGAGGAGTCAGGGTCAGACCCAGAAGCCCAGTCTTGCTGGAACAGCTGCCCCatccccagacacacacacacacagagaaaaccacTGCTCTCGGCAAGCCAGAGTGCTCCACCAAATGTTCGCTGCCTTCCGTCTGCCCGGACGCCTACTCCTCCCTGGGGCCCCGGCCTCGCCCTCTGCCTAGGTCCCGAGGGCTGCCCCCTCCAGCTTCCTCTGCACACAAAGCCAGCCCTCTGGTCTGCGTCCCCCAACAGCGGAGACTATGACAAAAGCGCGCCACCCCCGTGCCCGCCCGGCAGGCACAGGACAGAGCACCGCGGACATAGGGAGAAGAGGGCCCAGCGCTGGTGCCTGCCCAAGGAGGTGCCGGCAGACAGACGGGCCCCCGCCCCGTCCGGAGCCCCCAGACCCGCGGGGGGCCGGCCCCCGCCCACCAGCCCGCCTTTGTTCTCGCCGGAAGCGCCGGCTCGGTCCCGCTCTGTACTCACGATGTCCACGCGGCGGGCCCGGCTGGGATCGGGGGGGC
This is a stretch of genomic DNA from Bos mutus isolate GX-2022 chromosome 6, NWIPB_WYAK_1.1, whole genome shotgun sequence. It encodes these proteins:
- the SH3BP2 gene encoding SH3 domain-binding protein 2 isoform X3, which produces MAGAGPWPRAWSRREAGSGAEAAAGARGPGPCRCAQGKRVRAAPPIPAGPAAWTSFMAAEETHWPVPMKAIGAQNLLTMPGGVAKAGYLHKKGGTQLQLLKWPLRFVVIHKRCIYYFKSSTSASPQGAFSLSGYNRVMRAAEETTSNNVFPFKIIHVSKKHRTWFFSASSEDERKSWMALLRKEIGHFQEKKELPLDASDSSSDTDSFYGAIERPVDISLSPHPTDSEDYEHDDEDDSYLEPDSPEPGRPEDPLIHPPAYPPPPVPTPRKPVFSEVPRAHSFTSKGPGPLLPPPPPKRGLPDTGPAPEDSRREPPPLRWVEPGSRVPAVSRRMSDPPPNILPPGPGLRKAPCFPENSSPSLEPRIPAHGVSPSSTATAASRNCDKLKSFHLSPRGTPAPEPPPVPANKPKFLKMVEESPPGEAARPGSRVPPVAPRPPPLKLPMPEAADRPPVLPRPEKPALPHLQRSPPDGQSFRSFSFEKPRKPVQTDTSQADAGGEGSDDDYEKVPLPSSVFINTTESCEVERLFKATSPRGVPQDGLYCIRNSSTKSGKVLVVWDETSSKVRNYRIFEKDSKFYLEGEVLFVGVGSLVEHYHTHVLPGHQSLLLQHPYGYARPR
- the SH3BP2 gene encoding SH3 domain-binding protein 2 isoform X1 encodes the protein MAAEETHWPVPMKAIGAQNLLTMPGGVAKAGYLHKKGGTQLQLLKWPLRFVVIHKRCIYYFKSSTSASPQGAFSLSGYNRVMRAAEETTSNNVFPFKIIHVSKKHRTWFFSASSEDERKSWMALLRKEIGHFQEKKELPLDASDSSSDTDSFYGAIERPVDISLSPHPTDSEDYEHDDEDDSYLEPDSPEPGRPEDPLIHPPAYPPPPVPTPRKPVFSEVPRAHSFTSKGPGPLLPPPPPKRGLPDTGPAPEDSRREPPPLRWVEPGSRVPAVSRRMSDPPPNILPPGPGLRKAPCFPENSSPSLEPRIPAHGVSPSSTATAASRNCDKLKSFHLSPRGTPAPEPPPVPANKPKFLKMVEESPPGEAARPGSRVPPVAPRPPPLKLPMPEAADRPPVLPRPEKPALPHLQRSPPDGQSFRSFSFEKPRKPVQTDTSQADAGGEGSDDDYEKVPLPSSVFINTTESCEVERLFKATSPRGVPQDGLYCIRNSSTKSGKVLVVWDETSSKVRNYRIFEKDSKFYLEGEVLFVGVGSLVEHYHTHVLPGHQSLLLQHPYGYARPR
- the SH3BP2 gene encoding SH3 domain-binding protein 2 isoform X2 → MAAEETHWPVPMKAIGAQNLLTMPGGVAKAGYLHKKGGTQLQLLKWPLRFVVIHKRCIYYFKSSTSASPQGAFSLSGYNRVMRAAEETTSNNVFPFKIIHVSKKHRTWFFSASSEDERKSWMALLRKEIGHFQEKKELPLDASSDTDSFYGAIERPVDISLSPHPTDSEDYEHDDEDDSYLEPDSPEPGRPEDPLIHPPAYPPPPVPTPRKPVFSEVPRAHSFTSKGPGPLLPPPPPKRGLPDTGPAPEDSRREPPPLRWVEPGSRVPAVSRRMSDPPPNILPPGPGLRKAPCFPENSSPSLEPRIPAHGVSPSSTATAASRNCDKLKSFHLSPRGTPAPEPPPVPANKPKFLKMVEESPPGEAARPGSRVPPVAPRPPPLKLPMPEAADRPPVLPRPEKPALPHLQRSPPDGQSFRSFSFEKPRKPVQTDTSQADAGGEGSDDDYEKVPLPSSVFINTTESCEVERLFKATSPRGVPQDGLYCIRNSSTKSGKVLVVWDETSSKVRNYRIFEKDSKFYLEGEVLFVGVGSLVEHYHTHVLPGHQSLLLQHPYGYARPR
- the SH3BP2 gene encoding SH3 domain-binding protein 2 isoform X4; this encodes MAFLDPRTPAPRPSAGRKRAMCWVSATSFMAAEETHWPVPMKAIGAQNLLTMPGGVAKAGYLHKKGGTQLQLLKWPLRFVVIHKRCIYYFKSSTSASPQGAFSLSGYNRVMRAAEETTSNNVFPFKIIHVSKKHRTWFFSASSEDERKSWMALLRKEIGHFQEKKELPLDASDSSSDTDSFYGAIERPVDISLSPHPTDSEDYEHDDEDDSYLEPDSPEPGRPEDPLIHPPAYPPPPVPTPRKPVFSEVPRAHSFTSKGPGPLLPPPPPKRGLPDTGPAPEDSRREPPPLRWVEPGSRVPAVSRRMSDPPPNILPPGPGLRKAPCFPENSSPSLEPRIPAHGVSPSSTATAASRNCDKLKSFHLSPRGTPAPEPPPVPANKPKFLKMVEESPPGEAARPGSRVPPVAPRPPPLKLPMPEAADRPPVLPRPEKPALPHLQRSPPDGQSFRSFSFEKPRKPVQTDTSQADAGGEGSDDDYEKVPLPSSVFINTTESCEVERLFKATSPRGVPQDGLYCIRNSSTKSGKVLVVWDETSSKVRNYRIFEKDSKFYLEGEVLFVGVGSLVEHYHTHVLPGHQSLLLQHPYGYARPR